One Drechmeria coniospora strain ARSEF 6962 chromosome 01, whole genome shotgun sequence genomic region harbors:
- a CDS encoding vacuolar transporter chaperone 1 yields the protein MSSQPLLQTAPGKRIALPTRVEPKVFFANERTFLSWLNFTVILGALAIGMLNFGDRVAFISAFLFTGVAMLTMIYALVTYHWRAKSIRMRGQAGFDDRFGPTFLAIILLLAVIVNFVLRIMDSSKKQKHG from the exons ATGTCGTCCCAGCCGCTTCTGCAGACCGCACCGG GCAAGCGCATCGCCCTGCCGACTCGCGTCGAGCCCAAGGTCTTCTTCGCCAACGAGCGAACCTTCCTATCATGGCTCAACTTCACagtcatcctcggcgccctcgccatcggGATGCTCAATTTCGGCGACCGGGTCGCCTTCATCTCCGCCTTCCTCTTCACCGGCGTCGCCATGTTGACCATGATATACGCGCTCGTGACCTATCACTGGCGGGCAAAATCTATACGAATGAGGGGGCaggccggcttcgacgaccGGTTCGGCCCGACCTTCTTGGCCATCATCCTCCTGCTGGCCGTCATTGTCAACTTTGTCCTCCGCATCATGGACTCGTCCAAGAAGCAGAAGCACGGCTAG